The genome window actaacgggtacctaaatctctagtatagttttttaagcttactttccgttaggtaattaattaactttatattattagtaagctttataaacgcatacccccattgtcgttcgactattttaaaatacttattacgaaaaattctattcctcgtattattaaatataatacctaattaatctatatcttttaaatataagagaaatagggtattaataggtaaaatataaaaagttattattccgaaatacgtctctatttttattatacctagggcgataatttccttacttaagctaaaactaatcctcgtaatacccgctattaatatattaagtattactaacgcgatcttttatagtacttagaattaccctttttttttaattaactattataataccctaatatttagaataatcctatagaaattatctaagccgtactttttacttatatagagtacttatacgagcttagtattcgagggatctaggtagtataaaaaggacccctctagctacccctagatttacttagtactatattctttttttttaaatattaaaaaaaatagcgtcttttctttaatcgttaagagaataggcttcggccctattaaatttacccttttaactacttctatatctattatctaagggaccttcttttattatctataaataaaagcctacttattaagagcttttactactttctattcgtttagcttcgtatattttctaaaggctaatagggtaaaaaaagagtagttaatatcgtcgattttattataatttaattcgttaatatagggggtaaaatcttttttattttctaaatttcttatagggagtatatactttaggccgctactttagctaccgtcgctaggttccgtactcctaaatctacccttatatataataaggaattagttaaactaacgagagctagttttactatttactacccttaactttttatactttttatataatttaatacgctcttttgtaaaatagttacttaattaatatctatcctttttataaatataatattacctcttttattaccctacttataagttaaacttttatttatttaataaatctaggcctctttactagcgaatactatatctagcctcttttttttttattatacgttcgattaacttaatattattaataagggccgttatatacttagaagtaagtttagtacggtattcttattttaatattaaagctagatcttagcttcgagtaaagcgtctcgtaatcttcgggtacttaatataaagttatttttacctctagtatatactagattataatataaagatatctaactttttacttatttatccccttatttagctaggttttcgctagcttatcgatttaattaataagctctttaaagatctctattcgtaatttactttttattatcttagttataaatattaaagaaatcgctcgtagcttagataggagctctaggttcttattataagtctcaaagcggcttcggattgcgttaattatattaaaaaagtcgtttcgatcgaaattacgtaccgcttcgtaataataattagaagctttacttacgagtacgatattaattactaaatagtactagtattccctaattctaacttttttataataattataaaatatcgttagggttttttataaaaccttatacttccccctagaatataatttcttttttaaaaagatctttttaaggtttataaattactttatatttattattagattttcggtatttatatacgatccttacgtcgctatatattattaataacttcgggttatttacctcttttcttattaaccgatcggtaccgaatttcgtattaataacggtaataagttatagatcgaaataggtagaattatcgattatcgtacttttagtactatattttgccccggtatatccttttataataatagatttccgttagtaattatagggaggaaatttaggtcgtttacccttttcttaaattcgttaaaataattatacgctctatcgacttatatctaattttataatacgaattcctcctttataattattactattagtatttcgtatagctcttataattataattatattagtaatacccctcgcccgtaaaggaatttattaactacttttataattcctaggcttacgctcgcgaactattcgtttagttaataactaaggtcgtttgcgattttataaaataggggttacccctatagcccctttttcttatagaccttagttaaataaattaatactacgttaatttacttactattaagctaatttacgattttatatatctacgtcccctaatagtctaggttaatatttatttacttataaaggattaggattctatttaaaatcgggttttgtcctctttttttttaccttaacttattaagggtcgtgctctagcttatgcctatattagtaatcgttagtatatttaattttaatagggatatatttaatctgcgcgctagttataataaatccgtacttttactacttaacgaatttattaaggtttaagagattcccgcttcctcttactatctcgctactactctcgtttttattatttttaataattactattacttttttaaatcgctagctattatacttactaagatcctcctttttatttagtataaaagggtaagtttcaatagttcctttttataataatagtaatagacgtttatattactataaaaaaatataataattaacctcgggatctttattaattattaatttccgctatcccgtatacttctagcctcttaagcctcgtactttttataatttttaaataacttctttttttaacctacttttattagggtagtattttataagaatagttaaaagtagaTACTAGGCAGCTcataaaggagctatataagctattaaaaaccgtataggccgttaagtatagttaataaagttaagctttttcttttataaaatcgtagattttgaggacttattaaaaatatttacttattacttatacgtaatagggttaaatactttaaaaatcttattttttacggcctcttagtaccctattttatattttttaaatagtcttttttataacttaattataattaaataattattacttactagcgatcccttttattacttaattaattttttaaaattaataatctcgtactaggagctaatataaaaaaaagccctttattagccctttaaaaaattctttttttttccccttagatcctcgtttttttagccttttcttaagctaataataacttaaataggaggttataggactactttagagtagctactttttttttaagttaatctccgagatttataatattcttaatttaatattattaaaacttctaaatcccctcctcccttattaaaccgtcctttatattatattcttaagtaatacccggggggtagttaagggagctataaaaaagtcgtttaaattataagcttaaggtcgtatttataaaatcctcgtaataataaacttttctatatactataaatttcttagcttaataactcctatagggttacttttattactaaataagaatgtttatatttagagatccccttttttaattacgtaatacttttttttaccgtattattaagctcgtttattatactaattaattaagtaagtagtcgttatataggtatttctttttactaatttaactagttaatttctaattacgggctagctataaaaaagtcgtttagtaaaaaagctactcggggcgataataaaaaactagttatttaagtaattccgttaattaatatagtttaacgtaataaacgtcgacctctcgtaagtaataaagggctacgattacttaattctatacggtatttaagaatcgcctcctttttcgtttatttttataaggttaattaatataaatttcttattttatatagtattaaaaagtcgtctcttttacgtaataagataccttactaatctataatagtagaatttaattactaattaatattaatatccttattataaagtagttagttcgaaccgtagttaacgaagagattaattaaactatataaatatttgcgtagtaggtgtaaaaaggaggttctaaccgtaggttaggctggctataataatcgtaagtagggcccctaattggcccctgcgcagtcggctgtatgccgcggtcgaattggacttccaatccgacacacATCGCTATCAAGCCCAGCTGGGCTGGTACAACATCGAGGCGCTCGCAATTCGTCCATGTCATGCCCAAGTTATTCTCAAACCTCACCTTCATGAATTAGCGAGCATATAGAAGCGAGCATATTCTAGGAGTAGCACAGGTAAGAACAAGCGTTCCACTCTCATCCAGCTCGTCATCAACAAACTACGTGAGGCACAGCAGCTTGAACGGGAACTTGTGATCTGACATGCATCAGCCAGAAGCTCGCTTAGACGCTAGAACACTTTGTTGGTCATATCGCAGCGAGATCAACAGGGGTCAGGACCCTCCCGCGCGCCATATCAGACTCAACGCCCAATCAACAAGTGATGAGCTAGTCGACTTCAGGCATGATGCAGAATGAATCATACCGGAGCCACATCAACTGCTCGCCGAACCACGAACGGGCACCCATGTCGTCTCTCGCCTCTAGCGTCTTGTCTGTGCGCGTTGAAGACTTGGACCTATTAAACACGCAGCATCTTGCCCATAGGCTTACTTGGCACCTTGGTTCATGTTAGAGCTCACTTTATGTCACAGCGAGACACTGCAACATTCGAAACCTCTCACAGCCATTCCTAACGAGAGTCAATAAGAATGTCAGCAACCACAAGCGCTGCGCAACGTTGCAACATCGACGCAACTCGGAGAATATTACCCAACTCACCTTCCACCGGGCCCGCCGTCTCCAAACTCTCAATACTTGATTCAACAGTCGCCCGTTTCACGCCTACGGCTGCGATATGGCTTTACGACAAGCCAGAAACGTCACAGTTGTCACGCACTGAATTCTTTGGGAACCTCAGCCACTCACTCAGTCAAACACTAAACGATTATCCGCACTTTGCAGGGCAACTCCAATGGGCTACACCCGAGCAAGTCAAAGACGACGCAGCGTCGCGACACCTTGGCCGGCTAGTAGTTGCGTATGGCTCGACCGAAGATCCCGGGGTTGAGTTATCCATCGCCACTCATGACTCAAAGCTCAGCGATATAGTCCCTAGCCGGGCTGAGAGGGCGACGAATTTGAAAGAGTGGAACGCCTCAAACTTCCAGCAAAGCGAGTTCTTGCCAAAAACCAAGATTGCGCTCATGTCTTTGAATGCTATCGACGGGCTGCCTGCTATGGCCGTTCAGCTGACGTCGTTCAAGTGTGGAGGCTTTGGGATCAGCGCAATGGTCTCGCATCCTCTCGCAGATGCTGTATGCTTGATGAACTTCATGTACTCTTGGGCAACAAGGTCGAGGGTTCTACTGGGCAACGTTACTGCAATCGATGGTCTGATCATATCCAAACCTGTCTTTGATCCAGCACAGCTTGACCAAGCTGCAGGGCTCACACCCGGAGGTCTCCCGGACGCATCAATAGTTGCAAAGGCTCGAGCATTGCCGATGCATCGGTTTGACTGGTGGGCAGAAGATGCACCAGGATATCCTCCAGGTGTCAGACCAGCTTCACTAGCCACCATGCCACCACCGGACGAATTAAGAACAACCAAACTCAGTCCGTCAACATATCCTCCGTGGCCGACTTGGGACATGAGTGCGCCAGTTGAGCATGTTCAAATACGTTTCGCGGCAGCCGAGTTGACCCGGCTGAAGGAAGCTGCGCAAGCAAGCCTGCCGGACGACCTGCAATCACTCCGAGTCTCCCGGCTCGATGCAGTTCTGGCCCATATCTGGACTTTGATGAACCGTGCGCGCGGCCATGAAGGAAAACCTGAACAAGCATATCTGAACATCACCTTGGGTCTTCGAAATTGCGTCGATCCACCCTTACCAGACACTTTTGTTGGATCTCCTCTCCTTCTAGGGTATGTTGAGAAAACCGCCAACGAAGCGAGCTCAATCCATCTTGGGCCTATCGCCGGCGCTATCAGGCAGATGATGTCTCGCTTCACGCCAGATGCGGTTGCAGCTTACATCCATGACGCCGCACACGAGGTCAGCCCTCAGCGGTTATGGCAAGGCTTCTTGGGAACTCATCACACCCTCGTGACGTCGTGGGTGAGAGCCAAAACCTACGAGCTTGACTTCCTGGGCACGGGGGAGTTAGCTCGGTATGTCCAGGGCGTCATGCCAAAGATTGATGGCTTGGTTCAGATCATGGATGTTGCCTACACTGGTGACTTTGATGTGAGTGTATGTATGCAGCGAAGTGCCATGGACCGGCTGTTGAAGGACAGTTCGCTGCGTCAATACGAGTAGGCAGGCTAAAGAGCCAATCGCAATGGTAAATTAGCGTTAGCACGGACAGAGATGAAACCTGAAATAGAATCCAGAcaaaaaagaagtatttttgtcggattggaagtccaattcgaccgcggcgtatggccgactgcgcaggggccaattaggggccctatttacgattattatagctagcctaacctacggttagaacctcctttttataactacgcagatatttatatagtttaattaatctcttcgttaactacggttcgaactaactactttataatagggatactaatactaattagtaattaaattttattattatagatcggtaaggtatcttactatataaaagaaacgacctcttaataccgtacgggataagagattcgtactaattaaccttataaaagtagataataaaaaaagcgattcttaaataccgcacggaattaagtaatcgtagtcctttattacttacgagaggtcgatatttattacgttaaactatattaattaataaaactacttaaataactagccttttactatcgccccgagtagcttttttactaaacgacttttctatagccggcccgtaattaaaaattaactagttaaattagtaaaaggaaatacttatataacgactacctacctaattaattagtataacgaacgaacttaataatacggtataaaagagcactatgcgattaaaaaaagggatttctaaacgtaaatattcttacttagtaacgaaGGTAACcctttaaaagttattaaactaagagatctatagtatatagaaaagtctattattataaggatcttataggtataactttaagcccgtaatttaaacgACTTCTtcatagctcccttaactaccccccgggtattatttaaaaatataatataggggacggtttaacgagggaagaggggatttagaggtcctaatagtatcgagttaagaatattacggatctcggagattaacttaagaagaaagcggctaccctaaagtagtcttacGACCTCtcgctagagttattattagcctaagaaaaggctaaaaagataaGGATCTaaggagaaaagaaaagactcctctagagggccgtttaaaggcttctttttatactagctcccggcgcgagattattaattttaagaaattaactaagtaatagaaaggatcgctagtaagcgataattacctaaccgtaattaagttataaaaaagactacctaaaaaatataaaataaggtactaagaggccgtaaaaaataaaatctctaaaatatctaaccctactgcgtataagtaataagtaagcatttttaataagtccttaaaatttacgattttataaaaaagagggcttaacttcgttaaccgtacttaacggcctatatagttcttaatagcctatatagctcttctATAAGCCGCCCGGTAtctacttttaactattcttataaaatactaccctagaggaggtaggttaaagaaaaaagctatttaaagattataaaaagcataaggcttaggaggctagaagtatacgggataatagaaatcggtaactaataaaaatcctaagactaattactatatctttttatagtaatataaacgtctaccgctactattataaaaaggaactactaaaacctacctttttatactaaataaaaaggaggatcttactaagtataatagctaataatttaaaaaagtaataataattactaaaaataataaaaacgagagtagtagcgagatagtaaaaagaagtaggaatctcctaaaccctaataaattcgttaagtagcaaaagtacggatttattataactaacgcgcggattaaatatatccttattaagattaaatacgctagcgattactaatacgaatataagctaaagtacgacccttagcgagttagggtaaaaaaaaagaggataaaacccgatcctaaatagaatcctaatcccttataagtaagtaaatattaacccggactattaagggacgtaaatatataaaatcgcaaattagcttaataataagtaaattaacgcggcattaatttatttaactaaagtttataaaaaaaaggggctataggggcaacccctattctataagattataaacgaccttagttactagctagataaatagttcgcgagcgcaagcctaagaatcgtaaaagtatttaataaattcctttacgggcgaggggtattattagcgcaattataatcgtaagagctatataaaatactaatagcgataattatagaggaggaattcgtactatagaactaggtataggttaatagagcgtataatcgctttaacgaatttaaaaaaagggtaaataacttagatttcctccctataattactaatagaaatctatcgttataaaaggatataccggggcaaaatataatactaaaagtacgataattaataattctgcctatttcgatctataactcgttactactactaaCGCAAAATTTAGCACCGAtcggttaataaaaaaagaggtaaataacttaaaattactaatagtacgtagcaacgcaaggatcgtatataaatactaaaaatatagtagtaaatataaggtaatttatagactttaaaaagatctttttaaaagagaaattatactctagggggaagtataaggtcttataagaaaccctaataatattttacgattactataaaaaagtcggaattagggagcattagtactatttagtaattaatattatactcgcaagtaaagcctttaattactgctacgaagcggtacgtaatctcgatcgaaacgacttttttaatataattaacgtaatccgaagctgcttcgagacctacgaTAAGAAtatagagctcctatttaaactacgagcaatttctttcgtatttatagctaggacaagagagggtaaattgcgagtaaaaatcctcgaagagcttattaatcgaatcgataagctagtaaaaacctagctaaataaggggataaataagtaaaaagttagatatttttataccgcaatctagcgtatactaaaggcaaaaataaccctatactaagtacctaaaaactataaaacgctctactcaaggctaagatctagctttaatattaaagtaaaaataccGTGCTAAACCCACCTCTAAgcatataacggcccttactaGTAACATTAAGtcgattaaacgtataaaaaaaaaaaaaaagaggctaaatacggcaatcgctagtaaagaggcctagatttattaaataagtagaaatttaacttacgggcagggtaatagaaaaggcaatactatatttataaaaaagataaatattagttaagtaactactccgaaaaagagcgtactaaattatataaataatataaaaagtcaagggtagtaaatagcaaaaccagccctcgttagtttaactaattctttattatatataaaggcaaATCTAGGGGCAcagaacctagcgacggtagctaaagtagtagcctaAAGCATATAGCccctataaaagatttaaaaaataaaaaagatcttaccccctatattaacgaattaaattataacgaaatcgatagtattaactactcttttttcgccccgttagcctttagaaaatatacgaggctaaataaatagagggtagtagaagctcttaataagcaagcttttatttataaatagtaagggaaggtcccttagataacggatatagaggcgcttaaaagggcgaatttaatagggctaaagcctattctcttaataattaaagagaaaacgctatctctctcgatATCTAAAAAGAAGGAACATACTACTAAGCAAATCTAGGggcagctagaggggtcctttttatactacttagatccctcgaatactaagcttatataggcattctatataaataaaaagtacggcctagataatttctataaaattatcctaaatactagggtattataatagttaactagaaaaaaagggcaattctaggcgctataaaagatcgtactaataacgcttaatacgttaataataagtattacgaggattagtttcggcctaggcaaggaaatcgt of Colletotrichum lupini chromosome 8, complete sequence contains these proteins:
- a CDS encoding transferase, with amino-acid sequence MSATTSAAQRCNIDATRRILPNSPSTGPAVSKLSILDSTVARFTPTAAIWLYDKPETSQLSRTEFFGNLSHSLSQTLNDYPHFAGQLQWATPEQVKDDAASRHLGRLVVAYGSTEDPGVELSIATHDSKLSDIVPSRAERATNLKEWNASNFQQSEFLPKTKIALMSLNAIDGLPAMAVQLTSFKCGGFGISAMVSHPLADAVCLMNFMYSWATRSRVLLGNVTAIDGLIISKPVFDPAQLDQAAGLTPGGLPDASIVAKARALPMHRFDWWAEDAPGYPPGVRPASLATMPPPDELRTTKLSPSTYPPWPTWDMSAPVEHVQIRFAAAELTRLKEAAQASLPDDLQSLRVSRLDAVLAHIWTLMNRARGHEGKPEQAYLNITLGLRNCVDPPLPDTFVGSPLLLGYVEKTANEASSIHLGPIAGAIRQMMSRFTPDAVAAYIHDAAHEVSPQRLWQGFLGTHHTLVTSWVRAKTYELDFLGTGELARYVQGVMPKIDGLVQIMDVAYTGDFDVSVCMQRSAMDRLLKDSSLRQYE